The Bacillus vallismortis genome window below encodes:
- the tatC gene encoding twin-arginine translocase subunit TatC — protein sequence MTRMNVNQMSLLEHIAELRKRLLVVALAFVVFFIAGFFLAKPIIVYLQKTDEAKELTLNAFNLTDPLFVFMQFAFIIGIVLTSPVILYQLWAFVSPGLYEKERKVTLGYIPISVLLFLAGLSFSYYILFPFVVDFMKRISQDLNVNQVIGINEYFHFLLQLTIPFGLLFQMPVILMFLTRLGIVTPMFLAKIRKYAYFALLVIAALITPPELLSHMMVTVPLLILYEISIFISKAAYRKAQKNSASD from the coding sequence GTGACACGAATGAATGTGAATCAAATGTCGCTGCTGGAGCATATTGCTGAGCTTCGAAAACGATTGCTGGTTGTGGCGCTGGCGTTTGTCGTTTTTTTTATCGCGGGATTTTTCTTAGCGAAGCCGATTATTGTGTATCTGCAAAAAACAGATGAAGCGAAGGAGCTTACGCTTAACGCGTTTAACCTGACAGATCCGCTTTTTGTGTTTATGCAGTTTGCGTTTATCATCGGCATTGTTCTGACCTCCCCGGTTATTCTTTATCAGCTTTGGGCTTTTGTGAGTCCAGGCCTCTATGAGAAAGAGCGAAAAGTAACGCTCGGTTACATTCCGATCTCTGTTTTGTTGTTTTTAGCGGGCTTATCTTTTTCGTATTATATTTTATTTCCTTTTGTTGTTGATTTTATGAAGCGAATCTCTCAGGACTTGAATGTCAATCAGGTGATTGGGATTAATGAGTATTTTCATTTTCTTCTGCAGCTGACAATTCCGTTCGGACTGTTGTTCCAAATGCCGGTCATTCTCATGTTTTTGACCAGGCTTGGAATTGTGACACCCATGTTCTTAGCGAAAATCAGAAAGTATGCGTATTTTGCGCTGCTTGTGATCGCTGCCCTGATTACGCCTCCTGAGCTTTTGTCTCATATGATGGTCACTGTTCCGCTGTTGATTTTATATGAAATCAGTATTTTTATATCGAAGGCCGCCTATCGGAAAGCGCAGAAAAACAGCGCTTCCGACTAG